The stretch of DNA GTTTATTAGTAAGATAAACAACATATATTTTTTCATGATCATTACTTCATACAAATGTTGCTATTTTATCGGGATGTATATATCTGTCTCCGATTGATCATTATCCGGCCCAAGAAATCTCTCACCATATAACTCAAATGAAGCTGAGCTAACGACTTCATAATTAGATTGCGGCAGCCAAGCTTCAAAAATATAGCCAAATGTTTTACCAAGCTCACTAATTAGCCCTTTATGAGTAAAGACTAAATAACGTTGCGCAGGAATTGTTTTTGTCACTAGCTTATTTGACAATTGATCCACCTTTTCTACTTCAACAGCGGCAGCGTAAACAAATTCACCTGTTTCTTTATTTTCATCATAGCAAACGCCATACGTCACATTATTGTCTTTTCGGAAAGGAATACTATTTTCCAAAGACATAAAATCCATCCATAAACCATGAATCGGATTATTTTTTTGCATTTCAGTCATTGAAGTACGACATTCTAGTCCTACAACCACCATCTCGTCCATCTCTTTAATTGTCGGTTCAAGCTTCATTTCATTCGTTTTATTATTCATTATTTATTCCTCCTTTTCTTTTACACTTTTATCTTAGTTAATAATAGCGACATCTAATGTCGTATTTATTATATTTTTCCAAATTATTTATTAGCTTCATATCTCTAAAAATGGCAAGCTAATATTTAGGGCACCTTTTTCTCCAAAGACTAATTACATAATACATATCAGTTACTCAAAATAACGTGAAAAAACAATAAATATTAACATTAAGATTAATTCCCTTATTCATATTAAGCCGTAAGCAAAGACCCCTCATTTAAGTTATCCCAGACAAACACTGGAGACACTCCCCATGAAGGCACGTTGTGACTATGTGCAGATAGACATATAAGGATTTTAACTTTAGACCCATTATTAATAACAAGCTTTTAAGAAGTTGTTTACTTAACTTTGCTACTATGTTCACAAGCTAATCTCGATTTTCTCGTGTTTAAGATGAAAAGATGCCACGACTTATGTGAAAATTAATATGAGAGTAGCACTTTGTACGAATCCAACAGACTAATAGTTTTTTAAACTATTGGTTTTAGATGATCAATTGGCGCCCAACCCTCTTCATCATTGCTAACGCTACGGCACCATAACCAGCCATAAAGTTCCTTTATTCCGATAACCTTTTCATTTACGTCTATATTTAGTTCCCTTGCTGTATATTTTTCCGAGACAAATGCTGTGTTTCCATCAATTTTAATAAGGCTTTCTGGAACCCATCCTTCCATTTCCTCGTCTGTAGTTTTACAATAGATCCAATATCCCTCTCTTTTTCCACTTACAATAATTGCCTGACCCTTCATCAAAGTAATAGGCTTGGGATAATTCGTTTTATGACTCCTTGCTACTATATAATACATATATTTATCTCCCTTCATTTAGATCTTAACTTATAATTACGACAATTATTGACGTATTAATATGATATATTAAGCATATAAAGGTGGGACTAATCAGGGGGCTGTATTAAATGAATAAATCGAAGAGATTAGTGGAATTAATGATGGTCATTAACTCCAAGCGGGTATTTACTGCAAAGGAGTTAGCAGATGAATTTGGCGTATCACTTCGTACAATTCAACGGGACTTACTTGATCTACAAGAGCTAGGTGTCCCACTATATTCAGAAGTTGGTGCAGGAGGAGGATACAAAATTATCAAAGAACGCATTCTTCCTCCAATTGCCTTTACAGAAAATGAAGCGATTGCAATGTTCTTTGCAAACCAGTCACTCCAGTACTATAACGATCTTCCCTTTGAAACAGATGCTAAATCTGCATTAAACAAGTTTCATCATTACTTAACGAGTGATGTTAAAAAACGAATTGAGGAAATGGAACAACGTTTTGTCTTTTATACACAACAAAGACAGCAGTCATCTCCTTGCTTACAATTACTACTAGATGCTTCCATTAATCAACAGGTTGTTCAAATTACCTATGATTCAATTAAAGGAAAATCAACTAGAACAATTCAGCCAGTTGGTGTTTTTTCACAAAACGGGCATTGGTACTGTCCTGCCTATTGCTTC from Bacillus sp. SM2101 encodes:
- a CDS encoding GyrI-like domain-containing protein; translation: MNNKTNEMKLEPTIKEMDEMVVVGLECRTSMTEMQKNNPIHGLWMDFMSLENSIPFRKDNNVTYGVCYDENKETGEFVYAAAVEVEKVDQLSNKLVTKTIPAQRYLVFTHKGLISELGKTFGYIFEAWLPQSNYEVVSSASFELYGERFLGPDNDQSETDIYIPIK
- a CDS encoding SH3 domain-containing protein, whose amino-acid sequence is MYYIVARSHKTNYPKPITLMKGQAIIVSGKREGYWIYCKTTDEEMEGWVPESLIKIDGNTAFVSEKYTARELNIDVNEKVIGIKELYGWLWCRSVSNDEEGWAPIDHLKPIV
- a CDS encoding YafY family protein — protein: MNKSKRLVELMMVINSKRVFTAKELADEFGVSLRTIQRDLLDLQELGVPLYSEVGAGGGYKIIKERILPPIAFTENEAIAMFFANQSLQYYNDLPFETDAKSALNKFHHYLTSDVKKRIEEMEQRFVFYTQQRQQSSPCLQLLLDASINQQVVQITYDSIKGKSTRTIQPVGVFSQNGHWYCPAYCFKREDTRLFRADRIIDATIVEEHEGVNLSKFNIHNWSYMGKEPEKVSLKVKLSREGVKICKNDPFLEQSIVVEQDGIGRLYTQITKPDLEYYASFFISLGKHARVEGPEQLMIEMKKILGDLNDIYL